From the Trifolium pratense cultivar HEN17-A07 linkage group LG4, ARS_RC_1.1, whole genome shotgun sequence genome, the window tcctagactatcctagatcctacctccaaaagaagcttagctcctcatgtttcttcgttcgcgtcctcgcttcaacttcatggcttgagaatccatgctattgagatgctcggagctatcctatggagtccttgatctggatcttgatgcttccaaaatcagagaatagatgaataatgcagaattttccaaccccttaacagaaaaatgcagaatccttatataatgatcgcaaccacgccgcgcgtcagatctatcacgccgcgcgtggttgcaatttcttcaacgacgccgcgcgtgtaacggtatcacgcggcgcgtgatccaATCTGAGGCCTCTGATCTTCAGCTCTgccatcttcacgccgcgcgtgatagctccacACCCCCGGCGTAGTTGTTCCTCTTCTctttacgccgcgcgtggtcagtgctacgccgcgcgtgatcaagtcagagagcaatccaattcctgaacaaagcttcacgccgcgcgtggtcaggtatcacgccgcgcgtgatcaaagtgaaaacttggctccctgtgatctccatcacgcggcgcgtgatgggctacgcccccagcgtagtgaaaatcagcaatttcctgcaatttttcctgttttcttgcaaaacaagtaatcaagcttatgattagatttctcttatatttattgcttaaaacctacatgcatttaatgttgctaaaataggcatggattagagagtgtgacgatccgtcatcagtGTTTTTTTGCTAGAAGtctctttctcatcttttgGTTAGAACGTAAATTTTGACTTTCACATTTGtatgatatatattttgtaGCAAAATTAAGTGAAATAAATGTGCTTGCTATTAGCTGAAATATATTCAGATGTTAGTGTCTGTCAAGTACCTTTTTGTAGATTTTGGATACAAGGTGAAATCCACCCTTTATCATAACACAAGATGAATCATAATTACCATCAATGGCAATCTCTTTGATGCTCCTATGTTGTAGTTAGAGTCGTTAATCAAATGTTTCAGCACAAGGCACAACGCAAGCATGACTACCTCTAacatacaaaagtaaaaaagtaacggtaagaagaaaaaaaaaatgaagaaatcaaAGCAAAGTTGCGACTATACTACCACGatgcataaaaagaaaattaagttctcatactattacactattagaataaaatatatgcacctcttcaaacttatgaatattaacagatattcactaaaaattatattaattgtcctTAATAACACAAATCTACTATGTAggttaatattaaacaaaattattatttttttaaataaccttcttatttttaatataaatttatattaaatataaccatgttactatatttaaaatattaacaatcatttaattatatatgattatacttatcataattattatttttattgataaaaaatattttaaatgtgtgttttaatcaaacccatgaaatgaaagaaaaaaaacaaatcctCTATAAAAAAGAGTATTGCATTCTAATAAGCACtactaaattaaattgaaaattcgaataaaaattattaaataaaaaaattcaaagcaaaATGAACGGAGAAAAAcctcatagaaaaaaaaaaccaaacaatagacaaaaaaaattgagactAATAAAATcgggataaaatttcaccaagtgaataattgataagaaacTTCAAGAGAATGAGTGGGAGGTAAGTAGATAATTTATTTGGCATCTTAACTGTATAGAAGGGAGTAAGCAGTAACATTGCtatttgataggtaattttcagaacacgagatcacgtgataaaaaatgtcaaaatcaccatacttcttagttcaacattactcatgagcaatattttcaccaattataagtatgtatgacctctaactcttattgaaaataaataaataagggatacattaaaaataaaaaagcaaagtgatttgtgactaaaattgcaactcatataatgaaaattaagattttatacgatgacacaattaaaataaaatatgatacatcatttaaataaaaattattttaatcttgaacaattttttttgtttttacacatatataaatattgaatataaccatataatttgttggattttgccccgaccaaaattctgcacaaaatctgcttctgagccttaagttcaaagcttcgcacataactcaatttggaccaataattcacaaaactgatACCGAAACAATCGTAATCGAGTTAACTTTCagagaatcaaaccccactaaatttggagttacatagagagattaattaccgttttagtgaaggtctgtccaattactaatgcTGTAGAAATCTACTTGggaccttcaaattcaatatcgtctaccgaacgcatcgtGACTCCAAATTCAACGAAATTGaaatgacaacaagggtaatttcgttaacTTTCtatacatgtaaatactattaaaaaatgagctacaaggtgagaggcatgacgaaaataccagtagtagtttcatacgataattaatttgaacagacctccCCTAAAACGGAAATTAATCTCTCGATTTCGGTCGTTTCAGTACcaatttggtgaattattgatccaaattgagttctgtgcgaatcTTTGAACTTGAAGCTCAGAAGCaaattttgtgcagaattttggtgggggcgcaaaatccaacaaattataaaatatggggggtaaaattccgcatttaaAAATAGGgagtaaaattccgcatttttcaaaacagagagggtaaaactgcatttaagcctatttttaatttataaaaatattttaattatgtattttaatcgaacccgtgcaacgcacgggtttacccctatttatatataatatgagcTAACATATTTCATGGGTAAAGATACAACAAAATAGTAGcgttaattatcattttttcatAATTCACTTGAAAATAGTCACTATAAAAAGCTAGAATTCAAAGTGAATccctataaaatataaatgaatagTTCGCAAAACACAAACGATGTcataacttatatatatatactctgcCCTAATAAGACCTTTGAACTAATTGGATTCACAATAAAGACATGTATATTAGGATTTTGGCTAATATGaacgatatttaataaaaattgataaatcgttaatcttgatgggtctcaatgacttatcatatgattttcaatttttttgaaatttgacatgaatgatctatataatataaactatcaatccaacggtagattttgtaaaattcgtattcgttataacgaTACCATGAACTTGTGTACCATGAAAGACATGAtacacttgtgcatgttagaatcGGCCGTATATTAGTTATCAAGTAATATGGCAATACAATATTAATGCATAATCATATGAAAATGGTagttaattttcaattaaaaaaaaaatacaaccaACCATATTTGAAAGTTGAGTTGAAACTATAAAATACATGGTTACTAATGATAATTAACCTCACCTGTCCCCATCTCCTTCTCCTTCTTCATTCCATGATATTTTCCatgttatatatatttcatgAACTAAATTTAAATCTTATGGTTATTTACTATTCTGTTCAAGATGTCCACACAGATAACAGTCGATTGAATTAGAGGTTGTGCATCCCATGGCATTTCAGCATCAGGATTCGCGATCTCAAAATTGGCATCACATGAAGCTTTGTATGATAGCACACTACACATAGAGTTATAAGCATCAGCAAAATTTTGTTGAGGAAGTATCTCCAATGTATGATTGATTGCATCTAACATATGATCACATAGTTCATGACAAGAGTCAAGGGCACTAATGAATGTTTTGTTGGTGTTAGGGTCGTTAATCAACTTGACAAAAGTATCGGATAAGGACTTGGCTGTGCCGAGGGTGGCGTTAACCTCAATCTCAAGTGCCTTGACGATATCAAAAGGACTTTCGAAGAGTTTTGAAAGGGTTTCAATACAATGTTTTTTCctatcttcatcatcttcaacacaTATTTTTAAGATTTCAGGATCGACTATTGTAGCAACTCTGGCAACATTTGAGGCGACTTTGGATACTGTGTTGGCATCAGAGTTTGGTGCCTCAACAGCTTGGAAACTTTTGGAAATGAAATCAATACTTGAAGGGGCTTCAGCTGGGGAACTTGTTGAGGTGTAATCTTTAAAGGAACTTTTAGGGGCTGCAGCTGGAACACTTGTGGAAATGAAATCAATAACTCGACTCGAAGGGACGGCATTGGAAGatagaagaagagaagagatgGACAGGATGACAAGGAGGGTTTTATTGAATGTGTGATCCATTGTCTATTCTCTTGAAAAAATATTCCAAGAGCAGAACAGACAATGGAAGACACAAAACTCAAGTTGCAATTGCCTCTTATTTTATTGggtggatttttttatttttggacgTGGAAATAGAATTTCCACTCTAATTTTGGCACATTTTTAGTTGTTGATTATAGGCTCTCCTTATATATCTGTATAATAATAGCAACCTGAAAGGTTGTAACATGCATAAATAGAAAGAGACAAGTTGACTTAGTATAAgtttaataaaactaattaaccTTTATTCCCGCATCTCTATGTGCATCTTTTTTCCTTtccaaaaaatatgaatttattaaCAATAGTCTGGATCAAGTATCATAGTGGACAGCATTTATCAACCTTTTATAAAAAGTTACAGAAATTCTACCCAATCAGTCCGACAAAAGAAATATACATAGTCTACAACACAAGGCTAAAACATCAAAACTCACACCACATTGTGCATAAAAAGCTGGAAAAGAAATCCAAAAACCATTTAAAGGAATATGATCGGGGAGTATTTCATtcatatcaaaatcaaaataggtTATATACAAGTGAAACAACACCTTTCAAGGCCGTAAATCATACTAGGAATACTTACTAGCctaatataaaagatatgcaTTCATGTACAAAGATATTTCAATATACTATCTATCAAATGTTTCCATATTCTATCACACCCCAGCCGTTGAAGCGGGAGGTTCACGTATGCTGAGACTGGTACGAAAATCATCAAAGGGTATGCGCGGAAGACCATTAGTGAAAATGTCATCAATTTGATAGCGAGAGGAAACATGAAAGACACGAACTTGGCCACGAGCAACTTTTTCTCAAACAAAGTGTATATCCATCTCAATGTATTTAATGCGCCGCTGTTGAACAGGATTGTCAGAGAGAGATATATAGCACTAACATTGCTGCAGTACACCAGTGTGGGTTTGCGAATCGGATAATGAAGTTCCAGAAGTAAATTACGGATCCAACATGACTCGGAAACAACATTGGCTACTCCTCTATACTCGGCTTCACCACTGGATCGAGATAAGGTGGGTTGCCATTTAGAGGACCAAGAAATCAAATTGTCTCCAAGAAAGACGCAATAGTCAGAAGTGGATCGTCGAGTGTCGGGACATCCACCCCAATCAGCATCAATGTAAGAGATGAGACTAGTTAGGGAGGATGTGTACAGATGTAGACCAAGATCGAGTGTGCCTTGCACATAGCGCACAACACGTTTAAGAGCATGCATATGTTCAGTTTTGGGATCATGCATGTGTAGACATATTTGTTGAACAACATATGATATGTTAGGTCTCGTAAAGGTAAGATATTGTAATGCTCCTACTAAACTACGATAATGAGTTGGATCCCCATATGGAGAGCCTGAAGATTTACTAAGCTTCGCGTTGGTGTCTATTAGATAATGATGAATGCCTCATTTCTGCTGATGAGCCTAAATTTGGAACCtgaaaaatatatcaaagagaattttttatgtagctaattattttttgttgagctgagttttatttattattaaaatttattctaaattttttttttttatcattttttttcatttgtgcaATTTTTCAACTACTTTTGTGCAATTTGTGCAATTTTTCAACTACTTTTTTCCtatactattaataaaaaaatgtaaataattgatattttaataaaataaaaatagtttgtaaCTTAGGACTTTTCATTGACCTTTCATCAATTTgaaccttttattatttttataaataaataaaaatattttttttttactaaatttgttattctataaatgaaattaaatagaaaaaagaGTGTTAATTAACTAATTTGTGGAATGAGtgatgaataaatttgattatgctTGCTTtaacataatcaaaattattGGGGACGACTCTTGAGTTCCGTGTTTTGAATTTTACTtgtacctaaaattaaatagagaTGTTGCTAGCAATGAATAAAAGAAGTAAAGATTAgccatatatttaataaaaattacagtaataatatataacaattatgtaaaaaaaaaattgaatg encodes:
- the LOC123922481 gene encoding uncharacterized protein LOC123922481; amino-acid sequence: MDHTFNKTLLVILSISSLLLSSNAVPSSRVIDFISTSVPAAAPKSSFKDYTSTSSPAEAPSSIDFISKSFQAVEAPNSDANTVSKVASNVARVATIVDPEILKICVEDDEDRKKHCIETLSKLFESPFDIVKALEIEVNATLGTAKSLSDTFVKLINDPNTNKTFISALDSCHELCDHMLDAINHTLEILPQQNFADAYNSMCSVLSYKASCDANFEIANPDAEMPWDAQPLIQSTVICVDILNRIVNNHKI